The Exiguobacterium mexicanum genome includes a window with the following:
- a CDS encoding DUF423 domain-containing protein translates to MKALLIIGAALMALGVAFGAFGAHALKERLAPNMLANWQTGVLYHMIHAIGIIALASILMKVSISQFNTAGWLMFAGILFFSGSLYVMALTGITKLGAVTPIGGVLFIAAWVFVIIGAFKL, encoded by the coding sequence ATGAAAGCTTTACTTATTATTGGCGCCGCTTTAATGGCGCTCGGCGTCGCGTTCGGTGCGTTCGGGGCCCATGCGTTGAAAGAACGTCTGGCACCGAATATGCTTGCGAATTGGCAGACCGGTGTGCTCTATCATATGATTCACGCTATCGGCATCATCGCTTTAGCGAGCATTTTGATGAAAGTGAGCATTAGCCAGTTCAACACAGCAGGATGGCTCATGTTTGCCGGGATTCTCTTTTTCTCAGGCAGCCTGTATGTCATGGCATTGACCGGAATCACGAAGCTTGGAGCGGTCACACCAATTGGTGGCGTGCTGTTTATCGCCGCATGGGTGTTCGTCATCATCGGCGCATTCAAATTGTAA
- a CDS encoding murein hydrolase activator EnvC family protein, with amino-acid sequence MSPLINWKRTVSTLTLSALLLGTHSVADASTSIKEKQEQQKKVQEQRNNVKQNQSNTSSKIKQNKNEISKVQAEVNKMDAQLQDIINDVAAKRQEIKRTELKIEDLEADIKGYEKKMKAQEAMMKERMATMQTNGGGSINWAEFIFGSKNFSDLITRMITAGTIQRSDQELFEDYEATRQSLQEAQASLKEERTSLLKQQKALEVRQAQLEKKMKQREARIKELEDKNIKFESQIFDLQEIEATLIAQEEAIAAEIEAQRREEEEARRRAEEAARQEAARKAEEARQAEAAQAAAAARQAEEARAAAAKAEAERAAAQKQQNNNNNTQSSSSSNQTTQNSTPAPKPAAPAPKPAPAPAPKPAPMAPTTSAPAPSGAMFIQPTTGRFSQGWGPASGQFGYSFHNGVDIAGPVGTPIRASATGTVIRAGWGGAYGNHVMIAHVINGQVWTTVYAHMNSVSVSAGQRVTQGQNIGAMGSTGNSTGSHLHFEVHQGSYSYSGTSAGSTVNPRQFF; translated from the coding sequence ATGTCCCCATTGATCAATTGGAAACGCACCGTCTCGACACTCACGCTTAGCGCGCTTCTTCTTGGGACGCACTCGGTGGCTGATGCCTCGACGTCAATCAAGGAGAAACAAGAGCAGCAGAAGAAAGTGCAAGAGCAACGGAATAACGTCAAACAGAACCAATCGAATACGTCTTCGAAAATTAAGCAAAATAAAAATGAAATCTCGAAAGTTCAAGCTGAAGTCAACAAGATGGATGCCCAACTTCAAGACATCATCAATGATGTCGCAGCGAAACGCCAAGAAATCAAGCGTACTGAGTTGAAAATTGAAGACCTCGAAGCTGACATTAAAGGCTATGAGAAGAAGATGAAGGCTCAAGAAGCAATGATGAAAGAGCGTATGGCCACGATGCAAACGAATGGCGGCGGCTCAATCAATTGGGCTGAGTTCATCTTCGGTTCGAAAAACTTCTCGGACTTGATCACACGGATGATCACGGCCGGAACGATTCAACGAAGCGACCAAGAGTTGTTTGAAGACTATGAAGCGACGCGTCAATCGTTACAAGAAGCGCAAGCATCACTTAAAGAAGAACGCACATCGCTCTTGAAGCAACAAAAAGCGCTAGAAGTACGTCAAGCTCAACTCGAGAAGAAGATGAAACAGCGCGAAGCTCGCATCAAAGAGCTCGAGGACAAGAATATCAAATTCGAATCGCAAATCTTCGACCTTCAAGAAATCGAAGCGACGTTAATCGCGCAAGAAGAAGCGATTGCGGCTGAGATTGAAGCGCAACGTCGTGAGGAAGAAGAAGCGCGTCGTCGTGCTGAAGAGGCGGCTCGTCAAGAAGCAGCCCGTAAAGCTGAAGAAGCTCGCCAAGCAGAAGCGGCGCAAGCAGCAGCAGCGGCCCGTCAAGCAGAAGAAGCAAGAGCGGCAGCGGCTAAAGCCGAGGCAGAACGAGCAGCAGCTCAAAAACAGCAGAACAATAACAATAATACCCAGTCGTCTTCATCTTCAAACCAGACGACACAAAATAGCACACCGGCACCGAAACCGGCTGCGCCAGCACCAAAGCCGGCGCCGGCACCAGCGCCTAAACCAGCTCCGATGGCACCGACCACATCGGCACCGGCACCATCGGGCGCAATGTTCATTCAACCGACAACGGGACGTTTCTCACAAGGATGGGGACCGGCAAGCGGTCAATTCGGCTACTCGTTCCATAACGGCGTCGATATCGCTGGACCTGTCGGAACACCAATCCGTGCCTCGGCAACGGGAACGGTCATCCGTGCCGGCTGGGGTGGCGCATACGGGAATCACGTCATGATTGCCCACGTCATCAACGGACAAGTTTGGACGACGGTCTATGCCCACATGAACTCGGTCTCAGTAAGCGCCGGTCAACGTGTGACACAAGGCCAAAACATCGGCGCGATGGGTAGCACAGGGAACTCGACTGGCTCACACTTGCACTTCGAGGTTCATCAAGGCAGCTACTCGTACTCAGGAACGAGCGCGGGTAGCACAGTCAACCCACGTCAGTTCTTCTAA
- a CDS encoding IS3 family transposase (programmed frameshift) gives MTRSRHTIEQKLSALRMMNQGTYTWKEIREAHDVSMDTLQLWKVKFDTGGIDALKQSRTWKPYTKEQKIAAVRDYLGGLTKLETLSKHQISHWSVLHRWIRKYTSHSELTDSRKGMGLAMTKGRKTTFEERFEIVKYCLENGRNYQQTAEQYQVSYAQVYGWVKKYDTTGAEALLDRRGRTKPEDELSEEEKLKRRIQQMELENELLRADNLFPKKVRGDREEVVISQVRLQQRYIAIKELNEEEALSIVLLCRVAGISRAAYYKWLNRTISVRQEENEKLLEDIRLLYDQANGTYGYRRITMTINRLRRQQSLSPFNEKRIYRLMHSHGIQSIIRRKRRKHKKSTPQHVAENLMNREFSAARPDEKWCTDVTEFKYGAGKKAYLSAIIDLYDGSIVAYRVGKSNNNGLVFKTMMPAIARLRTGASLMIHSDRGFQYTSRGFKRMVEDAGLTHSMSRVGRCIDNAPIESFWGTLKVEMYYLREFQAYSELTKAIENYIAFYNHDRFQKRLNGLSPVEYRSQAA, from the exons ATGACGAGAAGTCGACATACGATCGAACAAAAACTGAGCGCGCTGCGCATGATGAATCAAGGCACATATACCTGGAAGGAAATCAGGGAGGCACATGACGTCTCTATGGACACCCTTCAGTTATGGAAAGTAAAATTCGATACCGGCGGTATTGACGCGTTGAAGCAATCGAGGACATGGAAGCCCTACACCAAGGAACAGAAGATTGCGGCGGTCCGTGACTATCTCGGTGGTCTCACTAAACTAGAGACACTCTCCAAACATCAAATCAGTCACTGGTCTGTTCTTCACAGATGGATTAGGAAGTATACTAGTCATAGCGAGTTAACAGATTCGAGAAAAGGGATGGGTCTAGCTATGACAAAAGGAAGAAAAACTACATTTGAAGAGCGCTTTGAGATCGTGAAATACTGTTTGGAGAATGGTCGCAACTACCAGCAGACCGCGGAACAATATCAGGTATCCTATGCCCAGGTCTATGGCTGGGTCAAGAAGTATGACACGACCGGGGCCGAAGCGCTCCTAGACCGCCGTGGGCGTACGAAGCCAGAGGATGAACTAAGTGAAGAAGAGAAGCTGAAACGTCGTATCCAGCAAATGGAGCTTGAGAACGAACTTCTTCGTGCGGACAACCTGTTCC CTAAAAAAGTTAGAGGAGATCGAGAGGAGGTCGTGATCAGCCAGGTACGGCTACAGCAAAGATATATCGCCATCAAAGAATTGAACGAAGAGGAAGCCCTCTCGATTGTGCTCCTCTGCCGGGTCGCCGGCATCTCACGGGCGGCCTATTACAAATGGTTGAATCGCACCATATCGGTGCGTCAAGAAGAGAACGAGAAGCTCCTGGAGGACATCCGTCTACTCTATGATCAGGCGAACGGGACATACGGGTACCGTCGGATCACGATGACCATCAATCGGTTACGCCGGCAACAAAGCTTGTCCCCGTTCAATGAAAAGCGAATCTATCGTTTGATGCATAGCCATGGGATTCAATCGATCATCCGCCGGAAGCGGAGGAAACATAAGAAGTCAACGCCACAGCATGTGGCCGAGAACTTGATGAACCGAGAGTTCAGCGCGGCCCGGCCGGACGAGAAATGGTGCACCGACGTCACCGAGTTCAAATACGGTGCCGGAAAGAAGGCGTACCTTAGCGCGATTATCGACCTGTACGACGGCTCAATCGTCGCCTATCGTGTCGGGAAGTCCAACAACAACGGGCTCGTCTTTAAAACGATGATGCCAGCCATCGCGCGTCTACGTACAGGAGCGAGTCTGATGATCCATAGCGACCGAGGGTTCCAATACACCTCGAGAGGGTTCAAACGCATGGTAGAGGACGCGGGACTGACCCACAGCATGTCCCGCGTGGGACGCTGTATCGACAACGCCCCAATCGAGAGTTTCTGGGGCACCCTGAAAGTGGAGATGTACTATTTGCGTGAGTTCCAGGCCTATAGCGAACTGACGAAGGCAATCGAGAACTACATAGCGTTCTACAACCACGACCGTTTCCAGAAACGACTAAACGGCCTGAGTCCTGTCGAATACAGGTCTCAAGCCGCCTAG
- a CDS encoding amino acid permease — MTLETSKLKRELSTRQLTMISLGSAIGTGLFLGSGLAIQTAGPSVLVSYAIGAFIVLLLMGCLAEMTVAHPTSGSFGTIAERYVHPLAGFLVRYSYWVANVLAIGVEVSAIAIYMRYWFPDVNGFVWVAVFGGLLIYVNARHVHTFGTTEYWLSFIKVTAIILFIVLGAATLFGQPVSPIESITAGDEGFFAFGFYGMWVTIFISLFSFLGTELVAVTAGEAKDPDRAVPKALRATVFRLTFFYLVTIAIMLMLIPWQQAGIDQSPFVLVMQQFDVPGAAGILNFVILIAALSAMNAQLYASTRMMYSLAEAGDAPRLFKKVSTSGIPMPALLVSTGGIILAALLQVFMESSYPFLMGISMFGAIFTWFMVFVSHLFFRKKWTGRKLPVRMIGYPFLPLLGAGLLLSLMITTWFTDFNILLKFGIPWLVGLTVIYLVREHFRKANEQLNDIEQAN, encoded by the coding sequence TTGACTTTGGAAACTAGCAAATTAAAACGTGAACTGTCCACGCGGCAGTTGACGATGATTTCGCTCGGTAGCGCCATCGGGACGGGCCTCTTCCTCGGAAGCGGGCTCGCTATCCAAACGGCAGGACCGAGTGTGCTCGTCAGTTACGCCATCGGAGCCTTCATCGTCCTGTTATTGATGGGCTGTCTCGCTGAGATGACCGTCGCCCATCCGACCTCGGGCTCGTTCGGCACAATCGCCGAACGCTATGTCCATCCGCTCGCCGGCTTTTTGGTCCGTTACTCGTACTGGGTCGCCAACGTCCTCGCCATCGGCGTCGAAGTGAGCGCAATCGCCATCTATATGCGGTACTGGTTCCCCGACGTGAACGGATTCGTCTGGGTCGCCGTATTCGGCGGATTGCTCATCTACGTCAACGCCCGGCACGTCCATACGTTCGGGACGACCGAATACTGGTTATCGTTCATCAAAGTAACGGCCATCATTCTATTTATCGTGCTCGGTGCCGCCACGCTGTTCGGTCAACCCGTTTCACCGATTGAATCCATCACAGCCGGCGATGAAGGCTTCTTCGCTTTCGGATTTTACGGCATGTGGGTGACGATTTTCATCTCCCTCTTCAGTTTCCTCGGGACCGAGCTCGTCGCCGTCACGGCCGGCGAAGCGAAAGACCCGGACCGCGCCGTCCCGAAAGCGCTACGTGCGACGGTATTCCGGTTGACGTTCTTTTATCTCGTCACAATCGCCATCATGCTCATGCTCATCCCTTGGCAGCAAGCCGGGATTGATCAAAGCCCATTCGTTCTCGTCATGCAGCAGTTCGACGTGCCTGGCGCAGCCGGCATTTTAAACTTTGTCATCTTGATCGCTGCGTTGTCAGCGATGAACGCTCAGCTCTATGCTTCAACGCGAATGATGTATTCCCTCGCCGAAGCTGGTGATGCTCCGCGTCTCTTTAAAAAAGTCAGCACTAGCGGGATTCCAATGCCCGCCTTGCTCGTCTCTACAGGCGGAATCATTCTCGCGGCGCTGCTTCAAGTGTTCATGGAATCGTCGTATCCGTTCCTCATGGGGATCTCGATGTTCGGAGCCATCTTCACATGGTTCATGGTATTCGTCTCGCACCTGTTCTTCCGCAAAAAGTGGACAGGACGCAAATTACCGGTCCGCATGATCGGTTACCCGTTCTTGCCGTTACTCGGTGCCGGACTATTGCTCAGCCTCATGATCACGACATGGTTCACCGACTTCAATATTCTGCTCAAGTTCGGGATTCCGTGGTTGGTCGGATTGACCGTCATCTATCTCGTGCGTGAGCACTTCCGCAAAGCGAACGAACAATTAAACGACATCGAACAAGCCAACTGA
- the trpD gene encoding anthranilate phosphoribosyltransferase has translation MLTRLLTNPLTTNEMKLAAAELFQADEAQIAEVLLAMKARGETAEEMAGLADYIREAATFPETTLPVLDVCGTGGDGANTFNISSTVAFVLAGLNIPVAKHGNRSVSSRSGSADVLESLNIPIVQSHEAMLADLERTNLSFLFAQHIHPVMKHVMPVRKRLATATIFNQIGPLTNPLKPKRQLIGVYHPSLIEKMATAMRHLGVERGMVVHGAGGLDEASLAGRNDVLFFNGDKVARYTVDPRDVGLMRAPLSALQGGTPAENAATLLAVLNGEQGSARDVVLLNAALALCTYGTVQTLREGVAAATASIDEGHAIRVLKQLQRTEVGA, from the coding sequence ATGTTAACACGACTATTGACGAACCCATTGACGACGAATGAAATGAAACTGGCAGCGGCCGAGCTGTTCCAAGCCGATGAAGCGCAAATCGCCGAGGTGTTACTCGCCATGAAAGCGCGCGGTGAGACGGCTGAGGAGATGGCCGGACTCGCTGACTATATTCGTGAGGCGGCAACGTTCCCCGAGACGACGCTCCCTGTGCTCGACGTCTGTGGCACAGGCGGTGACGGGGCGAACACGTTCAACATCAGCTCGACGGTCGCGTTCGTCTTAGCGGGGCTCAACATCCCGGTCGCCAAACATGGGAATCGCAGCGTGTCGAGCCGGTCAGGCAGTGCCGACGTCCTCGAGTCATTGAATATCCCGATCGTCCAAAGTCATGAGGCGATGCTCGCCGACCTTGAGCGGACGAACTTGAGTTTCTTGTTCGCCCAACACATCCATCCGGTCATGAAACACGTCATGCCGGTCCGGAAACGACTCGCAACGGCGACCATCTTCAATCAAATCGGCCCGTTGACGAACCCGCTCAAGCCGAAGCGGCAATTGATCGGCGTGTACCATCCATCGCTCATCGAGAAGATGGCGACGGCGATGCGCCACCTCGGCGTCGAGCGCGGAATGGTCGTCCATGGGGCGGGCGGGCTGGATGAAGCGAGTCTCGCTGGAAGAAATGACGTCTTGTTCTTCAACGGCGACAAAGTGGCCCGTTACACCGTCGACCCGCGCGACGTCGGATTGATGCGAGCTCCGCTGTCGGCCTTGCAAGGCGGGACACCAGCTGAGAATGCGGCGACGCTCCTGGCCGTCTTGAACGGAGAGCAGGGATCGGCGCGAGACGTCGTCTTATTGAACGCCGCGCTCGCCCTCTGCACATATGGGACGGTCCAGACGCTTCGCGAAGGCGTCGCCGCGGCAACGGCAAGCATTGATGAAGGGCACGCCATCCGCGTGCTCAAACAATTACAACGAACGGAGGTTGGCGCATGA
- the trpC gene encoding indole-3-glycerol phosphate synthase TrpC, which yields MSYLTKIIGTKIEEVNQMEDIEVTRTTAISLPLLMKDGFHVIAEIKRSSPSKGVIRQEVDVVSRARTYEQAGATMISVLTDTTYFNGSFNDLHDVAAAVEIPVLCKDFIIDERQLDRAKEAGASAALLIVAALHPSRLHTLKQYARSIGLDVLVEVHDEAELQTALELGDVLIGINNRNLKTFEVSLDTSVDLMTKYPDVAFVSESGVSTGEAARRLQTAGARAILVGEALMRQDDPTALIEELTSCSLKYVD from the coding sequence ATGAGCTACTTGACGAAAATCATCGGAACGAAAATTGAAGAGGTCAATCAAATGGAAGACATCGAGGTGACGCGGACGACAGCCATCTCATTACCGCTTTTAATGAAGGACGGCTTTCATGTCATCGCCGAAATTAAGCGGTCCTCCCCGTCAAAAGGAGTGATTCGCCAAGAAGTGGACGTCGTGAGCCGGGCCCGCACGTATGAACAGGCAGGGGCGACAATGATTTCCGTTTTGACGGATACGACCTACTTCAACGGTTCGTTCAACGACTTGCATGATGTCGCGGCCGCTGTTGAGATCCCAGTCCTCTGCAAAGACTTTATCATCGATGAACGACAGCTCGACCGGGCGAAGGAAGCTGGAGCGAGTGCGGCACTGCTGATTGTCGCGGCGCTCCATCCGAGCCGGCTTCATACCTTAAAACAGTATGCGCGGTCCATCGGCCTCGACGTGCTTGTCGAAGTTCATGATGAGGCCGAGCTCCAGACGGCGCTCGAACTGGGCGATGTATTGATTGGCATCAACAATCGAAACTTGAAGACGTTCGAGGTCTCGCTCGACACGTCGGTCGACTTGATGACGAAGTATCCAGATGTCGCGTTCGTCAGCGAGAGCGGCGTCAGCACAGGCGAGGCGGCCCGTCGGTTACAGACGGCCGGGGCCCGAGCGATTCTCGTCGGGGAGGCGCTCATGCGACAGGACGACCCGACAGCCTTGATTGAGGAGTTGACATCATGTTCGTTAAAATATGTGGACTGA
- a CDS encoding phosphoribosylanthranilate isomerase — MFVKICGLTTEASVATAVEAGADAIGFVFADSPRQIDIATAQRLRGFIPEDVRVVGVFLDPTIKEVEAAVACGLTDIQLHRRTRPLETFRQFGLPIIEADHESEADIILLDAPTPGSGQALDWETLERPERTFWLAGGLNVDNVGAAIRAMRPDGVDVSSGVETNGQKDHDKIRAFIRRAKEETQCIHNQ; from the coding sequence ATGTTCGTTAAAATATGTGGACTGACGACCGAGGCCAGTGTCGCGACGGCGGTAGAGGCCGGAGCGGACGCCATCGGGTTCGTCTTTGCGGATAGCCCGCGCCAAATCGACATCGCGACGGCGCAACGGCTTCGAGGGTTCATCCCGGAAGATGTCCGAGTCGTCGGCGTATTTCTCGATCCAACAATTAAAGAGGTCGAAGCTGCCGTCGCTTGCGGGTTGACCGACATTCAATTGCACCGTCGGACACGGCCACTTGAAACGTTCCGTCAGTTCGGTCTCCCGATCATCGAAGCGGATCACGAGTCGGAGGCCGACATCATTTTACTCGACGCGCCAACGCCGGGTAGTGGGCAGGCGCTTGATTGGGAGACGCTGGAACGTCCGGAGCGAACGTTTTGGCTCGCCGGTGGATTGAACGTCGACAATGTCGGTGCGGCGATTCGCGCCATGCGACCGGACGGCGTCGATGTCTCGAGTGGTGTGGAGACGAACGGACAGAAAGATCACGATAAGATTCGCGCGTTCATCCGACGCGCCAAGGAGGAAACACAATGTATACACAACCAGTGA
- the trpB gene encoding tryptophan synthase subunit beta — protein MYTQPVNGKFGPYGGKYIPETLMQAVEELEVAYEEAKQDPEFQERFNDLLSEYVGRETPLYYAENMSRRLGTNVYLKREDLNHTGAHKINNTIGQALLAKRMGKQKVVAETGAGQHGVATATVCALLNLECTIFMGEVDVERQELNVFRMELLGAKVVPVKSGSRTLKDAVNEALRYWVKHVDDTHYVMGSVLGPHPFPTMVRDFQSVIGTETRRQVLEKTGRLPDAVVACVGGGSNAMGMFYPFLNDETVALYGVEAAGSGVDTDKHAATLTKGEVGVLHGSLMYVLQDAAGQIQEAHSISAGLDYPGVGPEHSFLKDIERVRYAAVTDEDALAACMSLSRQEGIIPALESSHALAYAETLAQTMDEDDVLVICLSGRGDKDVHTIRERVTQ, from the coding sequence ATGTATACACAACCAGTGAACGGAAAGTTTGGACCATATGGCGGAAAATATATCCCTGAGACGCTCATGCAAGCAGTCGAAGAGCTCGAAGTGGCTTACGAGGAAGCGAAACAAGACCCTGAATTCCAGGAACGCTTCAACGATCTCCTCAGCGAATACGTCGGTCGAGAAACGCCACTCTATTATGCGGAGAACATGAGCCGCCGCCTCGGGACGAATGTCTATTTAAAACGAGAAGATTTGAACCATACCGGTGCCCACAAAATCAACAACACGATCGGCCAGGCGCTCCTCGCCAAACGAATGGGCAAACAAAAAGTCGTCGCCGAAACAGGGGCCGGACAGCACGGAGTCGCTACGGCGACGGTATGTGCGCTGCTCAATCTCGAATGTACGATTTTCATGGGTGAGGTCGACGTCGAACGTCAAGAATTGAACGTATTTCGAATGGAGTTACTCGGTGCGAAAGTCGTTCCCGTTAAGTCGGGGAGTCGAACGTTAAAAGATGCCGTCAACGAGGCGCTCCGTTACTGGGTCAAACATGTCGATGACACGCATTACGTGATGGGGTCGGTGCTCGGACCGCACCCGTTCCCGACGATGGTCCGCGATTTCCAAAGCGTTATCGGGACAGAGACACGTCGTCAAGTGCTCGAGAAGACAGGTCGTCTCCCTGACGCGGTCGTTGCCTGTGTCGGCGGCGGTAGCAATGCGATGGGCATGTTCTATCCGTTCTTGAATGACGAAACAGTCGCCTTATACGGTGTCGAGGCAGCAGGGAGCGGTGTCGACACGGACAAGCATGCGGCAACGCTCACGAAGGGCGAGGTCGGGGTGCTTCACGGGTCGCTCATGTACGTGCTCCAGGACGCAGCCGGGCAAATCCAGGAAGCCCACTCGATTTCGGCCGGACTCGATTATCCGGGTGTCGGACCAGAACACAGCTTCTTGAAAGATATCGAACGGGTCCGCTACGCGGCGGTCACGGACGAGGACGCACTCGCAGCCTGCATGTCGCTCAGCCGCCAAGAAGGGATTATTCCGGCACTTGAGTCATCGCATGCGCTCGCTTATGCGGAAACGCTCGCCCAAACGATGGACGAGGACGACGTGCTCGTCATCTGTCTATCTGGTCGCGGGGATAAGGATGTTCATACGATTCGAGAAAGGGTGACTCAATGA
- the trpA gene encoding tryptophan synthase subunit alpha, translating into MRLDEAIRQRSEGTAFVPYIMAGDGGLDHLIPTIERLEAMGATAIELGIPFSDPVADGPIIEAAGMRALEQGVTLTDVLDHLIEGTGRFSVPIVLMTYLNPVFRFGVERFFERAAASGVSGVIIPDLPFEESLDLFAGIDRHGVAVVPLVTLTSSQTRIDTILDQAEGFVYAVTLKGTTGKTDVFPDELLEHLRSLTARSPVPVLAGFGVHRTDQVRTLGSACDGVVVGSFIVEALHAGREQDVATLIASARTVNAKK; encoded by the coding sequence ATGAGATTAGATGAAGCGATTCGACAGCGGAGTGAAGGGACGGCGTTCGTCCCGTACATCATGGCCGGGGACGGCGGACTCGATCACTTGATTCCGACGATTGAACGGCTAGAAGCGATGGGAGCGACGGCCATCGAACTCGGAATTCCATTCTCGGATCCGGTGGCAGACGGTCCCATCATCGAGGCGGCTGGAATGCGCGCCCTCGAACAAGGTGTGACGTTGACGGACGTGTTGGACCATTTAATAGAAGGAACGGGTCGTTTTTCGGTGCCGATCGTCTTGATGACGTACTTGAATCCGGTGTTCCGGTTCGGGGTCGAGCGTTTCTTCGAGCGGGCGGCAGCGTCTGGGGTCAGTGGCGTCATCATTCCCGATTTGCCGTTTGAAGAGAGCCTCGATTTGTTCGCTGGCATCGATCGTCACGGAGTCGCGGTCGTACCGCTCGTCACGTTGACGAGCAGTCAGACCCGCATCGACACGATTCTGGATCAGGCGGAAGGATTCGTCTATGCGGTGACGCTCAAAGGGACGACTGGGAAGACGGACGTGTTCCCGGATGAGTTACTCGAGCACTTGCGTTCGTTGACGGCACGTTCGCCCGTACCGGTGCTCGCCGGTTTTGGTGTCCATCGCACCGATCAGGTCCGGACGCTCGGATCAGCCTGTGACGGGGTCGTCGTCGGTAGTTTCATCGTCGAGGCGCTCCATGCGGGACGTGAACAGGACGTGGCCACGTTGATTGCATCGGCGCGGACGGTCAACGCAAAAAAATAA
- a CDS encoding Hsp20/alpha crystallin family protein — translation MFDLTPFRKNELERLRKDLFGDVFDRMNQLFDPKDGATSFLDSFKLDVRDQDGQYVIEAEMPGIKKDNIHIRYDKDYLILSVDQREEREEDKDYVYRERRVTSMQRSLYLPNVKEDAIKAKLSDGVLHLTVPKADDGSSTRTIEIEE, via the coding sequence ATGTTCGATTTGACGCCATTCCGGAAGAATGAGCTCGAGCGATTGCGCAAAGATTTGTTCGGCGACGTCTTTGATCGGATGAATCAACTGTTCGATCCGAAAGACGGCGCGACGTCGTTCCTCGACTCGTTCAAACTCGACGTCCGGGACCAGGACGGCCAATACGTCATCGAGGCCGAGATGCCAGGTATCAAAAAAGATAACATTCACATCCGCTACGACAAAGACTATCTCATCCTCTCGGTCGACCAACGTGAAGAGAGGGAAGAAGACAAAGACTACGTCTATCGGGAACGCCGCGTCACATCGATGCAACGTTCACTCTATCTACCGAACGTGAAAGAAGATGCCATCAAAGCGAAACTGTCAGACGGCGTGCTCCACTTGACCGTACCGAAAGCCGATGACGGCTCGAGCACCCGCACCATTGAAATCGAAGAATAA